From the Aquitalea magnusonii genome, one window contains:
- a CDS encoding OmpA family protein yields MKNLMTTLVAVAIASASLSGCANMSETQQTTGTGAAVGAGVGALLGALTAGGHTGRSAVTGAAVGAALGAGGGYLWSQHMQKQKEAMEKASQGTGVSVSQTADNQLKLNIPSDVSFDSGRYDIKPNLRPVLDRFATTLQQNPVTTVRIVGHTDNTGSDAINNPLSVNRASATRDYLVKRGVAASRISIDGMGSRQPIADNSSVAGRAANRRVEIFVGEAGK; encoded by the coding sequence ATGAAAAACCTGATGACTACCCTGGTGGCTGTTGCCATCGCCTCTGCCAGCCTCAGCGGTTGCGCCAATATGAGCGAAACCCAGCAAACCACCGGAACCGGTGCGGCAGTGGGCGCAGGTGTCGGTGCCTTGCTGGGCGCGTTGACCGCAGGTGGCCACACCGGTCGCAGCGCGGTAACTGGCGCTGCCGTGGGCGCGGCATTGGGAGCAGGTGGTGGTTATCTGTGGTCGCAGCACATGCAAAAGCAGAAAGAGGCGATGGAAAAGGCCTCGCAGGGGACTGGCGTCAGCGTCAGCCAAACCGCCGACAACCAGCTCAAGCTGAATATTCCGAGCGATGTCTCGTTTGACTCTGGCCGCTACGACATCAAGCCCAATCTGCGCCCGGTGCTGGACCGCTTTGCCACTACCCTGCAGCAAAACCCGGTGACCACCGTGCGCATTGTCGGCCACACTGACAACACCGGCAGCGATGCCATCAACAATCCGCTGTCGGTCAACCGCGCCAGCGCCACCCGTGATTATCTGGTCAAGCGTGGTGTGGCTGCCAGCCGCATCAGCATCGACGGCATGGGCTCGCGTCAGCCGATTGCTGACAACAGCAGTGTGGCTGGCCGTGCCGCCAACCGCCGCGTGGAAATCTTTGTCGGCGAAGCTGGCAAGTAA
- a CDS encoding ABC transporter ATP-binding protein: MADAWEIEQLTVSAQGRTLVSLGGLTVPRGQLLVLIGPNGAGKSSLLRAMAGFAGQCRGRLLGRPIGGRGYPYGLLSWVAQHETGDSPLSVADYLMLGRRPALGLLRQPDAADHRRVAEALQVMELTALATQRVSRLSGGERQRAAIARALVQDAPCLLLDEPSNHLDIRHQHLLMQHLKQLTGQGRTVVCVLHDLQLAANHADQLWLLADGVLRCRGTPAQVLTHPVLAEAYRWPLQAVSRAGQGWSIVSNPQGSIGLAAHD; encoded by the coding sequence GTGGCTGATGCCTGGGAAATCGAGCAACTTACAGTAAGCGCGCAAGGCCGCACCCTGGTCTCGCTGGGGGGGCTGACGGTGCCGCGCGGCCAACTGCTGGTGCTGATTGGCCCCAATGGTGCCGGCAAGAGCAGTCTGCTGCGCGCCATGGCCGGTTTTGCCGGCCAATGCCGTGGCCGTTTGCTGGGCCGGCCCATTGGCGGCAGGGGCTACCCGTATGGTTTGCTGTCCTGGGTGGCGCAGCACGAAACCGGTGATAGTCCCTTGTCGGTGGCCGATTACCTGATGCTGGGCCGGCGTCCGGCGCTGGGCCTGTTGCGCCAGCCCGATGCTGCCGACCACCGCCGCGTGGCCGAGGCCTTGCAGGTGATGGAACTGACGGCACTGGCTACTCAACGGGTCTCCCGCCTGTCCGGTGGTGAGCGCCAGCGTGCCGCCATTGCCCGCGCCCTGGTACAGGATGCCCCCTGCCTGCTGCTGGACGAGCCGAGCAATCATCTGGATATCCGCCACCAGCATCTGTTGATGCAGCATCTCAAACAGTTGACCGGGCAGGGCAGGACGGTGGTGTGCGTGCTGCACGACCTGCAACTGGCCGCCAATCACGCGGACCAGCTCTGGCTGCTGGCCGATGGTGTGCTGCGTTGCCGTGGTACGCCGGCACAGGTACTGACGCACCCGGTGCTGGCAGAAGCCTACCGTTGGCCATTACAGGCAGTCAGCAGGGCCGGGCAAGGCTGGAGCATTGTCAGCAATCCGCAGGGCAGTATCGGCCTGGCGGCGCACGACTGA
- a CDS encoding FecCD family ABC transporter permease yields MRAAIVLPRRSGGLPPQFWRWLCLPPLAALLIWLILGLGGGQWAVPDWQDPLVSRLRWPRILNALLVGSALSLAGAGLQALFRNPLADPGLLGTSAGSALGVVLVIALGGLGVSVPLAAFVGGLAVTMLILLLNQLLRGGQAGLLMIGVVIGASCAAMVSLLLFLSDDLTLRGASNWLAGSLAESRFADHQYVWPVMLVGAVLMLALGRDLDCLLLGDEVARSMGVRVGRTRGLAAMAAAMLTGGAVTLSGLIGFIGMMVPNAVALCHQGSRRQLMLHASWVGALTLLLIDTLGREAVYPVDLPAGVVAAFAGPPCFLWLFWRLQKGGLRG; encoded by the coding sequence ATGAGAGCGGCCATTGTGCTGCCCCGGCGCAGTGGCGGGCTGCCGCCGCAGTTCTGGCGCTGGCTGTGCCTGCCGCCGCTGGCGGCCTTGCTCATCTGGCTGATCCTGGGGCTGGGTGGCGGCCAGTGGGCGGTGCCGGATTGGCAAGACCCGCTGGTCAGCCGCCTGCGCTGGCCACGCATCCTGAATGCCTTGCTGGTGGGCAGTGCGCTGTCGCTGGCGGGGGCAGGCCTGCAGGCGCTGTTTCGCAACCCGCTGGCAGACCCCGGCCTGCTGGGTACTTCCGCCGGCTCGGCACTGGGCGTGGTACTGGTGATCGCGCTGGGCGGCCTGGGGGTGTCGGTGCCGCTGGCGGCCTTTGTCGGCGGGCTGGCCGTCACCATGCTCATCCTGCTGCTCAACCAGTTGCTGCGCGGCGGTCAGGCAGGGCTGCTGATGATAGGCGTGGTGATTGGTGCCAGTTGTGCTGCCATGGTCAGCCTGCTGCTGTTTTTGTCCGATGACCTGACCCTGCGCGGTGCCAGCAACTGGCTGGCTGGCAGCCTGGCTGAATCACGCTTTGCCGATCACCAATATGTGTGGCCGGTAATGCTGGTGGGCGCAGTGCTGATGCTGGCGCTGGGGCGGGATCTGGACTGCCTGCTGCTGGGCGATGAGGTGGCCCGCTCCATGGGCGTGCGCGTGGGCCGCACTCGGGGGCTGGCTGCCATGGCCGCCGCCATGCTGACCGGCGGTGCGGTGACGCTGTCCGGGCTGATCGGCTTCATCGGCATGATGGTGCCCAATGCGGTGGCGCTGTGTCATCAGGGCAGCCGCCGCCAACTGATGCTGCATGCCAGTTGGGTGGGGGCGCTCACCTTGTTGCTGATCGACACCCTGGGGCGTGAAGCGGTATATCCGGTAGACCTGCCCGCCGGGGTGGTGGCGGCCTTTGCCGGTCCGCCGTGCTTCTTGTGGCTGTTCTGGCGTTTGCAGAAAGGGGGCCTGCGTGGCTGA
- a CDS encoding heme/hemin ABC transporter substrate-binding protein, translating to MLPKRWMALLCLLCALPVQAGQRVVALSADVAELVVALQAQQLLVGRDKLARQPQLAQVPVIGSSRALTAPPVLAVKPDLVIGSDQAQPPGIYQQLTALGLKVLKVNHSDDPQAFADGMRQVGLALGRPAQAEALASQWLLALKPQPGSGKRILLSYDGRLVAGRGTAGDALIRAAGGVNAAADIQGFLPMNPEAWLKAAPDIVIVAAHNAPVYGGLKALQARPELASSNAVRSGKVLAWPAADFLRLGVGSPAVVTRLRQLAS from the coding sequence ATGCTGCCTAAGCGATGGATGGCATTGCTCTGCCTGCTGTGTGCCTTGCCTGTGCAGGCCGGGCAGCGGGTGGTGGCGCTCAGTGCCGATGTGGCCGAGCTGGTGGTGGCCCTGCAGGCCCAGCAGCTACTGGTGGGGCGCGACAAGCTGGCGCGCCAGCCGCAATTGGCACAGGTGCCGGTGATTGGCAGCTCGCGCGCGCTGACGGCACCGCCGGTGCTGGCGGTCAAGCCGGATCTGGTCATCGGCAGTGATCAGGCCCAGCCGCCCGGCATCTACCAGCAATTGACGGCGCTGGGGCTCAAGGTGCTCAAGGTAAACCACAGTGATGATCCGCAAGCCTTTGCCGATGGCATGCGCCAGGTCGGTCTGGCACTGGGCCGCCCGGCCCAGGCCGAGGCGCTGGCCAGCCAGTGGCTGCTGGCGCTCAAGCCGCAGCCGGGCAGTGGCAAGCGCATTCTGCTGAGCTACGACGGACGGCTGGTGGCCGGGCGGGGGACGGCGGGGGATGCGCTGATCCGCGCTGCCGGCGGGGTGAATGCCGCGGCGGATATCCAGGGCTTTTTGCCGATGAATCCGGAAGCCTGGCTCAAGGCCGCGCCCGACATCGTGATTGTCGCCGCGCACAATGCGCCGGTATATGGCGGCTTGAAAGCCCTGCAGGCACGGCCTGAGCTGGCCTCTTCCAATGCCGTGCGCAGCGGCAAGGTGCTGGCCTGGCCGGCGGCAGATTTCCTGCGTCTGGGCGTAGGCAGCCCGGCGGTGGTGACGCGTTTGCGGCAGTTGGCCTCATGA
- a CDS encoding hemin-degrading factor: protein MSTPTLLQRYQQLRQEQSQLRQRDAARALGVSEAALVACLPQTIALHCQPAQLLPALAALGQLKSITRNQVVVHETQGAYRNLTLSEKTGLVLNPDGLDLRLFLTHWQHAYALRQPGPQGLLHSLQFFDAQGEAINKLYLLEEDKLPAWEKLVQTHRMQADAPAPAGISIAAQPHVAASSDTSGFADAWLALQDVHHFHALLKRYGLKRQQAFRLAPPGFAHRLHGSALTALLEGAAASALPIMAFVGNRGMVQIHTGPIKSVRRVGPWLNVLDPAFNLHILEDEITELWLVRRPTRDGVITSVEAFDAAGESVLSFFGQRREGEAELPAWRALAAALPAQEAQHAA, encoded by the coding sequence ATGAGCACACCCACCCTGTTGCAGCGTTACCAGCAGCTCAGACAAGAACAAAGCCAGTTGCGCCAGCGCGATGCAGCCCGCGCACTGGGCGTCAGCGAGGCCGCACTGGTGGCCTGCCTGCCGCAAACCATTGCCTTGCACTGCCAGCCAGCCCAGCTACTGCCGGCACTGGCGGCCTTGGGCCAGCTCAAGTCCATCACCCGCAATCAGGTAGTGGTACATGAAACCCAGGGCGCGTACCGCAACCTGACCCTGTCGGAAAAAACCGGCCTGGTGCTGAACCCGGATGGCCTGGATTTGCGGCTGTTCCTGACCCACTGGCAGCACGCCTATGCGCTACGCCAGCCCGGCCCGCAAGGTCTGCTGCACTCGCTGCAGTTTTTTGATGCCCAGGGCGAAGCCATCAACAAGCTGTACCTGCTGGAGGAGGACAAGCTGCCCGCCTGGGAAAAACTGGTGCAGACCCACCGCATGCAGGCCGACGCACCGGCACCGGCTGGCATCAGCATCGCCGCCCAGCCGCATGTGGCCGCCAGCAGCGATACCAGCGGCTTTGCCGATGCCTGGCTGGCCTTGCAGGATGTGCATCACTTTCATGCCCTGCTCAAGCGCTATGGCCTCAAGCGCCAGCAAGCCTTCCGCCTGGCACCGCCCGGTTTTGCCCATCGCCTGCACGGCAGTGCGCTGACCGCCTTGCTGGAAGGCGCTGCCGCCAGCGCACTGCCCATCATGGCCTTTGTCGGTAATCGCGGCATGGTGCAAATCCACACCGGCCCGATCAAGTCGGTGCGTCGCGTCGGCCCCTGGCTGAACGTGCTGGACCCGGCTTTCAACCTGCACATCCTGGAGGATGAAATCACCGAGCTATGGCTGGTGCGCCGCCCCACCCGTGACGGCGTCATCACCTCGGTAGAGGCTTTTGACGCCGCCGGGGAGAGCGTGCTCAGCTTCTTTGGCCAGCGCCGCGAAGGCGAAGCGGAACTTCCGGCATGGCGCGCACTGGCTGCCGCCCTGCCGGCACAGGAGGCGCAACATGCTGCCTAA
- a CDS encoding TonB-dependent hemoglobin/transferrin/lactoferrin family receptor, which translates to MQKQQFVLASIALSVASALAHADATTTGGSDSDTVSTLSKVTVTANKKEEDLDKVAPNINVVTRTQLDENAASDLSGIVKDVPGVSVEGQNSKFGAAEVTIRGLSGARSRVLTLVDDERLPDTYSGASDQALTNWRGGKDFVEPDTLKQVEVIKGPSSGLYGGGSLGGVVSYRTFQASDFVDDDKTFYGGFKQSYDGSNKGSGSTVTLATKQGELSGLLMVTSRRAEETDNRGDKGGSGTSRTQADPQLVKTQNVLAKVGIDHGDHALTLSLEDFRRSTYTNYLEGVTGSTKADNLDVGVKRSKMALDYRYRGDGNFDGVKLKLYHQQLRDRQNETKLTTTSATDLYTWDQDLWGLNGQTGWQLGGHHLTTGTELVAKNSERDMPKSTGSNAKYYPATKGYQFGVFVQDEFELGRFSLTPSLRYDLSRIRPENDAVYLANSGTVTSKDKFSASAWSPKLSIKTALSERLTGFVNLVTGFRAPTFEELYLGHDYSMYRMMLIPNVNLKAETSKGIELGSKYASASWNWDNTAFYNKYDNFIEQKSFVAGSTTYYQYQNIDRAHIYGFETSSKWAFAQDWLLSSSLAWAKGYNDTDHSALDSVDPLRVINSLAYQQDRWGSSLKWTVSAKKAAGDVSNSAYFRTPGYGVLDLSGWYKLNKQTTLRLAVNNLTNKKYWNWSDVKTLQSSAYPMDRFTQSGRYVTASFETSF; encoded by the coding sequence ATGCAGAAACAACAGTTTGTCCTGGCGAGTATCGCGCTGAGCGTGGCATCAGCACTGGCCCACGCCGATGCCACCACCACCGGCGGCAGCGACAGCGACACGGTGTCCACCCTGAGCAAGGTCACCGTGACAGCCAACAAGAAGGAAGAAGACCTGGACAAGGTGGCACCCAATATCAATGTGGTGACTCGCACCCAGTTGGATGAAAACGCCGCCAGCGATCTATCCGGCATTGTCAAGGATGTGCCGGGCGTGTCGGTGGAAGGGCAGAACTCCAAGTTTGGTGCCGCCGAAGTCACCATTCGCGGCCTGTCCGGCGCGCGCAGCCGGGTGCTGACCCTGGTGGATGACGAACGCCTGCCGGATACCTACAGCGGTGCCAGTGATCAGGCGCTGACCAACTGGCGCGGCGGCAAGGACTTTGTCGAGCCGGATACCCTCAAACAGGTAGAGGTGATCAAGGGGCCGTCCTCCGGTCTGTACGGTGGCGGATCGCTGGGCGGGGTGGTCAGCTACCGCACCTTCCAGGCCAGTGATTTTGTCGATGATGACAAAACCTTCTACGGCGGTTTCAAGCAGTCCTACGATGGCTCCAACAAGGGAAGCGGCAGCACGGTGACGCTGGCCACCAAGCAGGGCGAACTGTCCGGCCTGCTGATGGTGACCAGCCGCCGTGCCGAGGAAACCGACAATAGGGGAGACAAGGGCGGCAGCGGCACCAGCCGCACCCAGGCAGACCCGCAACTGGTGAAAACCCAGAACGTGCTGGCCAAGGTGGGCATCGATCACGGCGACCATGCGCTCACCCTGTCGCTGGAGGATTTCCGCCGCTCCACCTACACCAACTATCTGGAAGGCGTTACCGGCAGCACCAAGGCCGACAATCTGGATGTGGGCGTCAAGCGCAGCAAGATGGCGCTGGATTACCGCTATCGCGGCGATGGCAACTTCGATGGCGTCAAGCTCAAGCTGTATCACCAGCAACTGCGCGACCGGCAGAATGAAACCAAGCTCACCACCACCAGCGCCACCGATCTCTACACCTGGGATCAGGACCTGTGGGGCCTGAACGGGCAAACCGGCTGGCAACTGGGCGGGCATCACCTCACCACCGGCACCGAGCTGGTGGCCAAGAATTCCGAACGCGACATGCCCAAGAGCACGGGTAGCAATGCCAAATACTACCCGGCCACCAAGGGCTACCAGTTCGGTGTGTTCGTGCAGGATGAATTCGAACTGGGCCGCTTCAGCCTGACCCCCAGCCTGCGTTACGACCTGTCGCGCATCCGGCCGGAAAACGACGCGGTGTATCTGGCCAACAGCGGCACTGTCACCAGCAAGGACAAGTTCTCCGCCAGTGCATGGTCGCCCAAGCTGTCGATCAAGACCGCGCTGAGCGAACGGCTGACCGGCTTTGTCAACCTGGTGACCGGTTTTCGTGCGCCCACCTTCGAGGAGCTGTACCTGGGTCACGACTACAGCATGTACCGCATGATGCTGATTCCCAATGTGAATCTGAAAGCGGAAACCTCCAAGGGCATCGAGCTGGGCAGCAAATACGCCAGCGCTAGCTGGAACTGGGACAACACCGCCTTCTACAACAAGTACGACAACTTCATCGAGCAGAAGAGCTTTGTCGCCGGTTCCACCACCTACTACCAGTACCAGAACATTGACCGGGCGCACATCTACGGCTTTGAAACCAGCTCGAAATGGGCCTTTGCCCAGGACTGGCTGCTGTCTTCCTCGCTGGCCTGGGCCAAGGGCTACAACGATACCGACCACAGCGCGCTGGACTCGGTGGACCCGCTGCGCGTGATCAACAGCCTGGCTTATCAGCAGGACCGCTGGGGCAGCTCGCTCAAGTGGACGGTATCGGCCAAGAAAGCAGCAGGCGATGTCAGCAACAGCGCCTACTTCCGCACCCCGGGCTATGGCGTGCTGGACCTGTCCGGCTGGTACAAGCTTAACAAGCAGACCACGCTGCGCCTGGCCGTCAACAACCTCACCAACAAGAAGTACTGGAACTGGAGCGATGTGAAAACCCTGCAGTCCTCGGCCTATCCGATGGACCGCTTCACCCAGTCCGGTCGTTATGTGACCGCCAGCTTCGAAACCAGCTTCTGA
- a CDS encoding response regulator transcription factor: MNVLIVEDDPQLGGWLHQKLEHAGHHSTLVDSGNTALSLVAGGSFDAIVLDRMLPDIDGLDVLQALHGQQHPPVMVLSAVDAASDRVAGLRAGADDYLGKPFNFTELLVRLEILVRRCLPDYSQRQQIGDLLINYRARKVSRAGLAIELTEKEFDLLCVLAETPGKTVSRSVLLEKVWGYQFDPQTNLIDVHVSKLRSKLDRQFDTPLIRTIRAVGYALG; encoded by the coding sequence ATGAATGTCCTGATCGTCGAAGATGACCCGCAGTTGGGCGGCTGGCTGCACCAGAAGCTGGAACACGCCGGTCACCACAGCACATTGGTCGATAGCGGCAACACCGCCCTCAGCCTGGTGGCTGGCGGCAGTTTTGACGCCATCGTGCTGGACCGCATGCTGCCCGATATCGATGGGCTGGATGTACTGCAGGCCCTGCATGGCCAACAACATCCGCCGGTGATGGTGCTGTCGGCGGTGGATGCCGCCAGCGACCGCGTTGCCGGCCTGCGTGCCGGTGCCGATGACTATCTGGGCAAGCCGTTCAACTTCACCGAACTGCTGGTGCGGCTGGAAATCCTGGTGCGGCGCTGCCTGCCGGATTACAGCCAGCGCCAGCAGATTGGCGATCTGCTGATCAACTACCGGGCGCGCAAGGTGTCGCGCGCGGGCCTGGCCATCGAGCTGACCGAAAAGGAATTCGATTTGCTGTGCGTGCTGGCGGAAACTCCGGGCAAAACCGTCAGCCGCAGCGTGCTGCTGGAAAAGGTATGGGGTTATCAGTTCGACCCGCAAACCAATCTGATCGACGTACATGTCTCCAAGCTGCGCAGCAAGCTGGATCGGCAGTTCGATACGCCGCTGATCCGCACCATCCGCGCCGTTGGCTATGCGCTGGGCTAA
- a CDS encoding sensor histidine kinase — protein MRWAKRLRRLADTSNFRHAAIVAWAILLIALGAMLLSSYLIDKLIREHVRDIVSMNLHNQSALLGQHSHLPLLTSLLANTRQERDGIHSLLLAPDGEVLFGAAYLKQLQSCWQRCPPSEVDAALVDSAGEAHHFQGMQLSLPDQSYYLVVYDILPMQTRVKVLPLVIGGGLFLLLITSLGLGLYASMLSMRRVDDIRQTLRGYIAGNRRLRLPEAAHGDEFDLLAADINRMLDQLNHLMDELKDVSSHMAHELRTPLTRLHQQLENVAEHARFGPTADAIHRALEEAERIQRMFKAILRIGEVESARCAHAFAWFSADKLLQELADYYQPLAECSQVTLEISVQPAQQLYGDQALLFQAMANLLENAFKYGKPAGQIQLFAHITQQEAQLGVADEGSGIPPHLRSDATRRFRRLGSREDAPGHGLGLALVSAIARLHGGALQLRDRKPCGLLACIVLPQAAGSA, from the coding sequence ATGCGCTGGGCTAAGCGCCTGCGCCGGCTGGCTGACACCAGCAATTTCCGCCACGCCGCCATTGTGGCCTGGGCCATCCTGCTGATTGCACTGGGTGCCATGCTGCTGAGCAGCTATCTGATCGACAAGCTGATCCGCGAGCATGTGCGCGACATTGTCAGCATGAATCTGCACAACCAGTCCGCCCTGCTGGGACAGCATAGTCACCTCCCGCTGCTCACCAGCCTGCTGGCCAATACCCGCCAGGAACGTGACGGCATCCACAGCCTGCTGCTGGCACCCGATGGAGAAGTCCTGTTTGGTGCCGCCTACCTCAAGCAACTGCAAAGCTGCTGGCAACGCTGTCCGCCAAGCGAGGTGGATGCAGCGCTGGTGGACAGTGCCGGTGAGGCACACCATTTCCAGGGCATGCAGCTATCGCTGCCCGACCAGTCCTACTATCTGGTGGTGTATGACATCCTGCCCATGCAAACGCGGGTCAAGGTACTGCCGTTGGTGATCGGCGGCGGCCTGTTCCTGCTGCTGATCACCAGCCTGGGCCTGGGGCTGTACGCCAGCATGTTGAGCATGCGACGGGTGGATGACATCCGCCAGACGCTGCGTGGTTATATTGCCGGCAATCGCAGGCTGCGACTGCCAGAGGCCGCTCATGGCGATGAATTCGACCTGCTGGCGGCCGACATCAACCGCATGCTGGACCAGCTCAACCACCTGATGGACGAGTTGAAAGATGTCAGCAGCCACATGGCGCACGAATTGCGCACCCCGCTCACCCGCCTGCACCAGCAACTGGAAAACGTGGCCGAGCACGCCCGTTTCGGCCCCACCGCCGATGCCATTCATCGCGCGCTGGAAGAAGCCGAGCGCATCCAGCGCATGTTCAAGGCCATCCTGCGCATTGGTGAAGTGGAAAGTGCGCGCTGCGCCCATGCCTTTGCCTGGTTTAGCGCCGACAAGCTGCTGCAGGAACTGGCCGATTACTACCAGCCGCTGGCCGAATGCAGCCAGGTGACACTGGAGATCAGCGTGCAGCCCGCCCAGCAGCTTTATGGCGATCAGGCCCTGCTGTTCCAGGCCATGGCCAATCTGCTGGAAAACGCCTTCAAGTACGGCAAGCCTGCCGGCCAGATCCAGCTATTTGCCCATATTACGCAGCAGGAAGCGCAACTGGGTGTTGCCGACGAAGGCAGCGGCATCCCGCCACATCTGCGCAGCGATGCCACTCGCCGCTTCCGTCGCCTTGGCAGCCGCGAGGATGCACCGGGGCATGGCCTGGGACTGGCGCTGGTCAGCGCCATTGCCCGGCTGCATGGCGGCGCGCTGCAATTGCGCGACCGCAAGCCGTGCGGCCTGCTGGCCTGCATCGTACTGCCACAAGCAGCAGGGTCAGCCTGA
- a CDS encoding biliverdin-producing heme oxygenase yields MSNLTAAPALSQRLKTETSSLHEHMHALMEQAQPFASRENYARFVAAQYVFQRDIDHLFADTQLQQAVSDLDSRGRMQASRDDLADLGSPLPACGEVATAQVQMPAALGWLYVSEGSTLGAAFLFKQAQEALGLTADFGARNLAAYPAGRAAAWRQFVASLDSEGIAPEQHQAVLDGARAAYRRFGQLLQQYFQLA; encoded by the coding sequence ATGTCCAACCTTACTGCCGCCCCGGCGCTGTCCCAGCGCCTGAAAACCGAAACCAGCAGCCTGCACGAGCATATGCATGCGTTGATGGAGCAGGCGCAGCCCTTTGCCAGCCGGGAAAACTACGCCCGCTTTGTGGCGGCCCAGTATGTGTTTCAGCGCGATATCGATCATCTGTTTGCCGATACGCAATTGCAGCAGGCGGTAAGCGATCTGGACAGCCGTGGCCGCATGCAAGCCTCGCGTGATGACCTGGCTGATCTGGGCAGTCCGCTTCCGGCCTGCGGCGAGGTGGCCACCGCCCAGGTACAGATGCCTGCAGCCTTGGGCTGGCTGTATGTGTCGGAAGGCTCCACCCTGGGGGCGGCTTTTCTGTTCAAGCAGGCCCAGGAAGCGCTGGGGCTGACTGCCGACTTTGGCGCCCGCAATCTGGCGGCTTATCCGGCAGGACGTGCGGCGGCCTGGCGGCAGTTTGTCGCCTCGCTGGATAGTGAGGGCATTGCGCCGGAACAGCATCAGGCCGTGCTGGATGGCGCGCGCGCGGCCTATCGCCGCTTTGGCCAGTTGTTGCAGCAGTATTTTCAACTGGCCTGA
- the gabP gene encoding GABA permease: MSASSQGLSHGLKQRHVTMLSIAGVIGAGLFVGSGHAIAEAGPAVLLAYGMAGLLVVLVMRMLGEMAVASPDTGSFSTYADRAIGHWAGYIIGWLYWWFWVLVIPLEANAAATILHAWFASVPMWAFALGITILLTITNLFSVKNYGEFEFWFALVKVVAIVAFLAVAGAAMFGLIPGSQVSGTARLFDQGGFMPKGFGAVLGAMLTTMFTFLGTEIVTIAAAESDNPQQQITKATNSVVWRISLFYLGSIFVVTALVAWNDPQLAALGSYQRTLQLIGIPNAKAIVDVVVLVSVASCLNSALYTASRMLYSLSSRGDAIKMFGDIAPNGTPQKAVLGSMVVGFMTVIANYLMPKEVFDILLATSGTIALLVYLVIAISQLRMRQRMEANGETPAFRMWMFPTLTWIVIVFICAVVVLMAIRPEHQVEVISTGLLSLALLVVGWVRSRMYGTPWMGSREAKVATQS, from the coding sequence ATGAGTGCTTCATCACAAGGCTTGAGCCACGGGCTCAAGCAACGTCACGTCACCATGCTGTCCATTGCCGGTGTGATTGGCGCCGGCCTGTTTGTGGGTTCCGGCCACGCCATCGCCGAAGCCGGCCCGGCCGTGTTGCTGGCTTATGGCATGGCGGGTCTGCTGGTGGTTCTGGTCATGCGCATGCTGGGTGAAATGGCGGTTGCCTCGCCGGATACCGGCTCGTTTTCCACCTATGCCGACCGTGCCATCGGGCACTGGGCCGGTTACATCATCGGCTGGCTGTACTGGTGGTTCTGGGTGCTGGTGATTCCGCTGGAAGCCAATGCCGCCGCCACCATTTTGCATGCCTGGTTTGCCAGCGTGCCGATGTGGGCCTTTGCGCTGGGCATCACCATCTTGCTGACCATCACTAACCTGTTCAGCGTGAAGAACTACGGCGAGTTCGAGTTCTGGTTCGCGCTGGTGAAGGTGGTGGCCATCGTGGCCTTCCTGGCCGTGGCCGGTGCCGCCATGTTCGGCCTGATTCCGGGCAGCCAGGTAAGCGGTACGGCCCGCCTGTTCGACCAGGGTGGCTTCATGCCCAAGGGCTTTGGCGCGGTGCTGGGGGCCATGCTCACCACCATGTTTACCTTCCTGGGTACCGAGATTGTCACCATTGCCGCGGCTGAATCGGACAATCCGCAACAGCAAATCACCAAGGCCACTAACTCGGTGGTATGGCGCATCAGCCTGTTCTACCTGGGTTCCATCTTTGTGGTGACTGCACTGGTGGCCTGGAACGACCCGCAACTGGCCGCCCTGGGTTCTTACCAGCGCACCTTGCAGCTGATCGGCATCCCTAATGCCAAGGCCATTGTTGACGTGGTGGTACTGGTGTCGGTGGCCAGTTGCCTGAACTCCGCGCTGTATACCGCCTCGCGCATGCTGTACTCGCTGTCCAGCCGTGGCGATGCCATCAAGATGTTTGGCGACATCGCCCCCAACGGCACCCCGCAAAAGGCGGTGCTGGGTTCCATGGTGGTGGGCTTCATGACCGTGATTGCCAACTACCTGATGCCCAAGGAAGTGTTCGACATCCTGCTGGCCACCTCCGGCACCATCGCACTGCTGGTGTACCTGGTGATTGCCATTTCCCAGTTGCGCATGCGTCAGCGCATGGAAGCCAATGGCGAAACCCCGGCCTTCCGCATGTGGATGTTCCCGACCCTGACCTGGATCGTGATTGTCTTTATCTGTGCCGTGGTGGTGCTGATGGCCATCCGTCCGGAACACCAGGTTGAAGTCATCAGTACCGGCCTGTTGTCGCTGGCCCTGCTGGTGGTGGGTTGGGTGCGCTCGCGCATGTATGGCACACCGTGGATGGGTTCGCGTGAAGCCAAGGTGGCCACACAGTCCTGA